A single region of the Patescibacteria group bacterium genome encodes:
- a CDS encoding sulfite exporter TauE/SafE family protein codes for MKHFVIPIKGMHCRSCELLLEDKIGQVQGVDHVKVDYRKGEASIRHGADIPSREEIIRAVKESGYEIGSSGPLPWISDNHEDYRNIGKAVLIVGVLYFAVRALGSLGFSVDTKNVSLAMALVVGLIAGISTCMALVGGLILGLSASHAESHPEATAWEKFRPHLYFNAGRVSGYAFFGGLLGAAGSVFKLSNGLLSVLTLAVGAVMIVMGLKLSGLSPRLKEGGPMLPSWIGRRLGLNHHNKEYSHSSALVTGALTFFLPCGFTQATQLYAVSTGSFWRGGAVMALFALGTAPALLGIGGLTSVIKGAAAKLFYAVVGLAVLIFGVLNFGNGLALAGFDPAAAQLKRPATAATEQNGVQTVRMTQKAGGYAPNVFSVRKGVPVRWIITSETELSCAASISMPAFKISRQLRKGENIIEFTPTSAGDIPFSCSMGMYRGVFNVTDGASNGATAAGPTAVSPAPPPVSGSSCGGGGCGCGGGAQPKAPVTGSVKTDAGVQRIDARDNYGLSPNEFTVKAGQPVEWTITPDAPPAGCMVAFVNRDLGIGVRENYPDPTVIEFIPTEPGDYDVTCAMGMWRATIHVE; via the coding sequence ATGAAGCATTTTGTTATACCAATTAAAGGAATGCATTGTCGCTCCTGCGAACTGTTGCTCGAGGATAAGATTGGGCAAGTTCAGGGGGTCGATCATGTCAAAGTCGATTATCGGAAAGGCGAGGCATCGATCCGTCATGGCGCCGACATACCGAGCCGTGAGGAAATCATCCGGGCGGTCAAGGAAAGCGGTTATGAGATCGGTAGTTCCGGACCGTTGCCCTGGATTTCCGACAACCACGAGGATTACCGCAATATAGGCAAGGCTGTCCTGATCGTCGGCGTACTCTATTTCGCCGTTCGCGCCCTGGGGTCCCTGGGATTCAGCGTCGACACGAAGAACGTCTCTCTGGCCATGGCTCTGGTCGTGGGTCTTATCGCTGGCATCTCCACCTGCATGGCTCTGGTCGGCGGCCTCATCCTGGGACTGTCCGCGAGCCACGCCGAAAGTCATCCGGAAGCCACCGCCTGGGAGAAATTCCGGCCGCACCTCTACTTCAACGCGGGACGCGTGTCCGGCTACGCCTTCTTCGGCGGCCTGCTCGGGGCGGCCGGCAGCGTCTTCAAGCTCTCGAACGGCCTGCTGTCGGTCCTGACTTTGGCGGTCGGCGCCGTCATGATCGTCATGGGGCTGAAATTGTCCGGCCTGTCGCCACGGCTCAAGGAGGGCGGACCGATGCTGCCTTCCTGGATCGGCCGCCGACTCGGTCTGAACCACCACAACAAGGAGTACAGCCATTCATCGGCGCTGGTCACCGGGGCCCTGACCTTCTTCCTGCCCTGCGGCTTCACTCAGGCCACGCAGCTCTACGCCGTCAGCACCGGCAGTTTCTGGCGCGGCGGCGCGGTGATGGCTCTATTCGCGCTGGGTACCGCGCCGGCCCTGCTCGGCATCGGCGGACTGACCTCGGTCATCAAAGGGGCCGCGGCCAAGTTGTTCTACGCGGTCGTCGGTCTCGCCGTGCTGATCTTCGGAGTGCTCAATTTCGGCAATGGCCTGGCGCTCGCCGGTTTCGATCCTGCCGCGGCGCAGCTGAAACGACCCGCGACCGCCGCGACCGAACAGAACGGGGTCCAGACCGTGCGCATGACCCAGAAGGCCGGCGGCTACGCGCCCAACGTTTTTTCGGTCCGGAAAGGCGTGCCGGTCAGGTGGATCATCACTTCGGAAACTGAACTATCCTGCGCGGCCTCGATCTCGATGCCGGCGTTCAAGATCTCCCGGCAGCTGAGGAAGGGGGAGAACATCATCGAATTCACGCCGACCAGCGCCGGCGACATCCCGTTCTCCTGCAGCATGGGCATGTATCGGGGCGTCTTCAATGTCACGGACGGGGCCTCGAACGGTGCGACGGCGGCCGGTCCGACGGCTGTGTCACCGGCGCCGCCGCCCGTTTCGGGCAGTTCCTGCGGCGGAGGCGGCTGCGGCTGCGGCGGTGGCGCACAGCCCAAGGCTCCGGTCACCGGTTCGGTCAAAACCGACGCCGGGGTGCAGCGGATCGACGCGCGCGATAATTACGGCCTGTCCCCGAACGAATTCACCGTCAAGGCCGGCCAGCCGGTCGAGTGGACTATCACGCCGGACGCGCCGCCCGCCGGCTGCATGGTCGCTTTCGTGAATCGGGATCTCGGCATCGGCGTCCGCGAAAATTATCCCGACCCGACGGTCATCGAGTTCATTCCGACCGAACCCGGCGACTACGACGTCACCTGCGCCATGGGCATGTGGCGGGCCACGATCCATGTCGAATAA
- a CDS encoding metal-sensing transcriptional repressor translates to MIEPYAGQVKKGLQKASGQLDTVIKMAEADRYCMDIIQQNNAVIGILQQANNLILESHLRTCGVALASKSKGERDRFIKEILRVCNVWRKK, encoded by the coding sequence ATGATCGAACCATACGCCGGTCAGGTGAAAAAAGGCCTGCAAAAAGCCAGCGGCCAGCTGGACACCGTCATTAAGATGGCGGAAGCCGATCGTTATTGCATGGACATCATCCAGCAGAACAACGCCGTGATCGGCATCCTGCAGCAGGCCAACAACCTGATCCTCGAAAGTCATCTTCGCACGTGCGGCGTCGCCTTGGCGTCGAAGAGCAAGGGTGAACGCGACCGGTTCATCAAGGAAATATTGCGCGTCTGCAACGTTTGGCGCAAGAAATGA
- a CDS encoding DoxX family membrane protein, protein MNIFPFRRYKEDFLVTILRFAVGSVFLWFGLDKWVHPGAWQAWFDLWIWPITLLGPSLVMFSIGSLELAMGFFFLSGRRPRVIAAAAAIYLILICLFAGVSDATVRDAGLIGGCLALFVSANQRSKQPVSQNWIAALTTTYILYLFAVGVLFLRHGP, encoded by the coding sequence ATGAACATCTTTCCGTTTCGCCGCTACAAAGAAGATTTCCTGGTGACGATATTGCGTTTTGCCGTCGGTAGCGTCTTTCTGTGGTTCGGCCTGGACAAGTGGGTTCATCCCGGAGCCTGGCAGGCCTGGTTCGATCTGTGGATCTGGCCGATCACCCTGCTTGGTCCGAGTCTGGTCATGTTCAGCATCGGTTCCCTGGAGTTGGCCATGGGTTTCTTTTTCCTGTCCGGACGGAGGCCGCGGGTCATCGCGGCGGCTGCGGCCATCTACCTGATCCTCATCTGTCTGTTCGCCGGCGTCAGCGACGCGACTGTCCGTGATGCTGGTCTCATCGGCGGTTGTCTGGCGCTGTTCGTTTCGGCCAATCAACGCTCGAAGCAGCCGGTCAGCCAGAATTGGATCGCCGCCCTGACTACGACTTATATCTTGTATCTGTTCGCGGTCGGCGTGCTGTTCCTGCGGCACGGACCTTAA
- a CDS encoding prolipoprotein diacylglyceryl transferase family protein: protein MIPYFDRTNFAVGPLTIQVWGLFVAAGIAAALALIYRLAGRYKLDRGFALDLAAWMLLGGLLGGRLLYLLAYDPLAWFADPLLAVRVWQGGMSIYGGFLGGALAGWWYCRRHRVAFLPYAHLIAFALPLGCAIGRIGCFLIHDHPGIRSASFLAVAYPGGGRLDHGLLLALLNLGIFLFFLARSRSRSGSAEPWLFWYLAIYGATRFGLDFLRVWDLPQSDARLWFLTPAQYLSLAACVSGVIALRRVLPRIGIAAPEAAAASSRT from the coding sequence ATGATCCCGTATTTTGATCGAACTAATTTTGCCGTCGGCCCGCTGACCATCCAGGTCTGGGGCTTGTTCGTGGCCGCCGGCATCGCCGCGGCGCTGGCTCTGATCTATCGTTTGGCCGGTCGCTATAAATTGGACCGCGGTTTCGCGCTCGACCTCGCCGCCTGGATGCTGCTCGGCGGACTGCTCGGCGGGCGGCTGCTTTATCTGCTCGCTTACGATCCGTTGGCTTGGTTCGCTGATCCGCTGCTGGCGGTCCGCGTTTGGCAGGGCGGCATGTCGATCTACGGCGGCTTCCTTGGCGGCGCCCTGGCCGGCTGGTGGTACTGCCGCCGGCACCGGGTCGCGTTCCTGCCTTACGCCCATCTGATCGCTTTCGCTCTGCCGCTCGGCTGCGCGATCGGCCGGATCGGCTGCTTCCTGATCCACGACCATCCCGGGATCCGCTCGGCGTCGTTCCTGGCCGTGGCTTATCCCGGCGGCGGTCGCCTCGACCACGGGTTGCTGCTGGCGCTCCTGAATCTCGGGATCTTCCTGTTTTTCCTGGCGCGCAGCCGCTCGCGATCCGGATCAGCGGAGCCGTGGCTGTTCTGGTATCTGGCGATCTACGGCGCCACGCGGTTCGGCTTGGATTTTCTGCGCGTCTGGGATCTGCCGCAGTCCGACGCGCGTCTCTGGTTCCTGACACCCGCCCAATATCTGTCCCTGGCAGCCTGCGTCAGCGGCGTCATCGCACTGAGACGGGTCTTGCCGCGGATCGGGATCGCGGCTCCTGAAGCCGCGGCCGCATCTTCACGCACATGA
- the gatA gene encoding Asp-tRNA(Asn)/Glu-tRNA(Gln) amidotransferase subunit GatA, with protein MKRPELSSAADLAARLKERKISSTEAVRACLEIAEAGQKTTNAYITLCSEDALAAAAESDKRFAQGAPLSGLDGIPVAIKDNILVAGQRATAGSAILKDYAAAYDATVIGKLKAAGAVIIGKTNMDEFAMGSSTESSHFGPTRNPRALGKIPGGSSGGSAAAVAEGSALLALGSDTGGSIRQPAAMCGVVGLKPTYGRVSRYGLMAMASSLDQIGPFANTVADAALLLAAIEGRDPHDSTSVVLKPEALLPPEITADVKGLKIGLPKEYFVSGMDPEVESAVRKAIEVLKERGAEIREVSLPHADYALAVYYILMPCEVSANLARFDGMRYGLRAAGPTLEETYRATRGQGFGQEVRRRIMFGTYALSSGYYDAYYLRAQKVRQLILRDFEKVFAEVDCLLTPTSPIPAWDLGAKTDDPLSMYLADVYTVSVNVAGLPAVSVPCGNTAAGLPVGLQIIGRHFDEATVLRAARAYEAATAIK; from the coding sequence ATGAAGAGACCGGAATTGAGTTCCGCCGCCGATCTGGCCGCGCGGTTGAAAGAACGCAAGATCAGCAGCACCGAGGCGGTGCGGGCTTGTCTTGAGATCGCCGAGGCCGGGCAAAAGACCACCAACGCCTACATCACGCTGTGCTCCGAAGACGCGCTGGCCGCGGCGGCTGAGTCGGACAAACGTTTCGCCCAGGGCGCGCCGCTCTCCGGACTCGACGGCATCCCGGTCGCGATCAAGGACAATATTCTCGTGGCCGGCCAGCGGGCCACGGCCGGTTCGGCGATCCTGAAAGACTATGCGGCCGCTTATGACGCCACGGTCATCGGAAAGCTCAAAGCCGCGGGCGCGGTCATCATCGGCAAGACCAACATGGACGAGTTCGCCATGGGTTCGTCGACCGAGTCGTCGCATTTCGGACCCACGCGGAATCCGCGGGCTCTGGGCAAGATCCCGGGCGGTTCCTCCGGCGGTTCGGCGGCGGCCGTGGCCGAAGGCTCGGCGCTGCTGGCGCTGGGTTCGGACACCGGCGGTTCGATCCGCCAACCGGCGGCGATGTGCGGCGTCGTCGGCCTGAAGCCGACCTATGGCCGCGTTTCCCGTTATGGCCTCATGGCCATGGCTTCCAGTCTTGATCAGATCGGTCCGTTCGCCAACACTGTTGCCGATGCCGCGCTGCTGCTCGCGGCCATCGAAGGCCGCGATCCGCATGACTCGACCAGCGTCGTCCTGAAGCCGGAGGCGTTATTGCCGCCGGAGATCACCGCCGACGTCAAAGGCCTGAAGATCGGACTGCCCAAAGAATATTTCGTCTCGGGCATGGATCCGGAGGTCGAAAGCGCCGTGAGAAAAGCCATCGAGGTCCTCAAAGAACGCGGCGCAGAGATCCGCGAGGTCAGCCTGCCGCACGCGGATTACGCGCTCGCGGTCTATTACATCCTCATGCCCTGCGAAGTCAGCGCCAATCTGGCCCGCTTTGACGGCATGCGCTACGGGCTGCGCGCGGCCGGCCCGACGCTCGAAGAGACCTATCGTGCCACTCGCGGCCAGGGCTTCGGCCAGGAAGTGCGGCGCCGCATCATGTTCGGTACTTACGCGCTTTCCTCGGGTTATTACGACGCTTACTATCTGCGCGCTCAGAAGGTCCGCCAGCTGATCCTGCGCGATTTCGAGAAGGTTTTCGCCGAGGTTGATTGTCTCCTGACGCCGACCTCGCCCATTCCGGCGTGGGACCTGGGCGCCAAGACCGACGATCCGCTGTCGATGTATCTGGCTGATGTCTACACCGTCTCGGTCAATGTCGCCGGCCTGCCGGCGGTGAGCGTGCCTTGCGGCAACACCGCGGCCGGCCTGCCCGTCGGCCTGCAGATCATCGGCCGGCATTTCGACGAGGCGACCGTGCTCCGGGCCGCGCGGGCGTATGAGGCAGCCACGGCCATCAAATGA
- the gatC gene encoding Asp-tRNA(Asn)/Glu-tRNA(Gln) amidotransferase subunit GatC, whose amino-acid sequence MKLTAVQVEHIAKLARLQLGGQEAERFSRQLSDILEYVEVLARADIAGVEPLAHVVPVVNVLRPDELAVADEAVRRRLIEAFPEREGDLLKVQAVFDQQQI is encoded by the coding sequence ATGAAGCTCACGGCCGTCCAGGTCGAACATATCGCGAAACTCGCCCGGCTCCAGCTCGGCGGCCAGGAAGCGGAGCGTTTCAGCCGCCAGCTTTCGGATATTTTGGAATATGTCGAAGTGCTGGCCCGGGCCGATATCGCCGGGGTCGAGCCTTTGGCGCATGTCGTTCCGGTCGTGAACGTGCTGCGGCCCGACGAGTTGGCGGTTGCGGACGAAGCCGTCCGCCGCCGGCTGATCGAAGCATTTCCCGAACGCGAAGGCGATCTGCTCAAGGTCCAAGCTGTTTTTGATCAGCAGCAAATATGA
- the ligA gene encoding NAD-dependent DNA ligase LigA: MTRTEAKKRIKKLRETIDHHRYLYHVLDRQEIPEAALDSLKHELWQLEQDYPELITADSPTQRVGGKALARFRKIIHETPMLSIEDVFAFEELEAWRGRLAKLTADPLDRFYTEIKMDGLAVSLVYENGALASGATRGDGRVGEDILANLKTIEAVPLVLRRPTAGEIDAFISRFRGEVDERRLHGLAAGPMGRIEVRGEAFMTKAVLADLNLIQEKAGEPVFANPRNAAAGSLRQLDPGVTASRRLDFFGYALLGDLGTTTHEQAHELMRLLGVKTNPLCFLARSLAEIRDFHEKIYRQRDRLPYWTDGIVVVVNRDDVFRDLGVIGKAPRGIAAFKFPAEQVTTVVEDIRVQVGRTGALTPVAVMRPVRVAGTTVTHATLHNQDEIDRLGIRIGDTVVLEKAGDIIPRIIKVITELRTGKEKKFRLPDRCPICGSRVERREGEVAYYCTSRDCFAQNLRRLAHFASKKAADIPGLGWKIVERLLEEGLIRDAADLYALRAADLAGLEHFAEVSAGKLVAAIASRRRLPLDRFIYALGIRHVGEETARDLAQQLKTFDRFLAAPEAELAAIPNIGPVVAASIREFLSDRANRDLIAKLLLAVTVERAKSAAGQLAGQTFVLTGTLNSLSRDEAQRRLRELGATVSGSVSKKTTYVVVGADPGSKAAQAEKLGVPRLNEDEFSAILNRTRIS; this comes from the coding sequence ATGACCAGAACCGAGGCCAAGAAGCGCATCAAGAAATTGCGCGAGACCATCGATCACCACCGTTATCTCTATCATGTGCTTGACCGCCAGGAGATCCCGGAGGCGGCTTTGGATTCGCTGAAACACGAATTGTGGCAATTGGAGCAGGATTATCCCGAGCTCATCACCGCCGATTCGCCGACGCAGAGAGTCGGCGGCAAAGCCTTGGCCCGATTCCGCAAGATCATCCACGAGACGCCGATGCTGTCGATCGAGGATGTCTTCGCTTTCGAGGAGCTCGAGGCTTGGCGCGGGCGGTTGGCCAAACTGACGGCCGACCCGCTCGACCGTTTCTATACCGAGATCAAGATGGACGGCCTGGCGGTCTCGCTGGTCTACGAGAACGGGGCTTTGGCGTCCGGAGCCACGCGCGGCGACGGTCGGGTCGGCGAAGATATCCTGGCGAATCTGAAGACCATCGAGGCTGTGCCGCTCGTCCTGCGCCGGCCGACGGCGGGGGAGATCGACGCCTTCATCAGCCGTTTCCGCGGCGAGGTTGATGAGCGGCGATTGCACGGTCTGGCCGCTGGACCGATGGGACGGATCGAGGTGCGCGGCGAGGCGTTCATGACCAAGGCAGTGCTCGCCGATCTGAATCTGATCCAGGAAAAGGCCGGCGAACCAGTTTTCGCCAACCCCCGCAACGCCGCCGCCGGCAGCCTGCGCCAGCTCGACCCCGGCGTGACCGCGTCGCGGCGCCTGGATTTCTTCGGCTATGCGCTGCTCGGAGACCTGGGGACGACGACCCATGAGCAGGCCCACGAGCTGATGCGGCTCCTCGGCGTCAAGACCAATCCGCTGTGCTTCCTGGCCCGGTCCCTGGCCGAGATCCGCGATTTCCATGAGAAGATCTATCGCCAGCGCGACCGGCTGCCTTACTGGACCGATGGCATCGTCGTGGTCGTGAACCGGGATGATGTTTTCCGCGACCTCGGAGTCATCGGCAAGGCGCCGCGCGGCATCGCCGCTTTCAAATTTCCGGCCGAGCAGGTCACGACCGTCGTCGAGGATATTCGGGTCCAGGTCGGACGGACCGGCGCCCTGACTCCGGTCGCCGTGATGCGCCCGGTGCGGGTGGCCGGGACCACGGTCACGCACGCGACGCTGCACAATCAGGACGAGATCGACCGGCTCGGGATCAGGATCGGCGACACGGTCGTACTCGAGAAGGCCGGCGATATCATCCCGCGCATCATCAAGGTCATCACGGAGCTGCGCACCGGCAAGGAAAAGAAGTTCCGCTTGCCGGACCGTTGTCCGATCTGCGGCTCCCGCGTCGAACGGCGCGAGGGCGAGGTCGCGTATTATTGCACCAGCCGCGATTGTTTCGCCCAGAATCTCCGCCGCCTCGCGCATTTCGCTTCCAAGAAAGCCGCGGATATTCCCGGGCTGGGCTGGAAGATCGTCGAGCGCCTGCTCGAGGAAGGACTGATCCGCGATGCCGCCGATCTTTACGCGTTGCGCGCCGCTGATCTCGCCGGACTCGAACATTTCGCCGAGGTGTCAGCTGGCAAACTGGTCGCCGCCATCGCGTCGCGCCGGCGGCTGCCGCTCGACCGGTTCATCTACGCGCTCGGGATCCGCCATGTCGGCGAGGAGACCGCCCGAGACCTGGCGCAACAGCTGAAGACGTTCGATCGTTTCCTCGCGGCTCCGGAAGCTGAACTGGCCGCGATCCCGAACATCGGTCCGGTGGTCGCGGCGAGCATCCGCGAGTTCCTGTCCGATCGGGCGAACCGCGATCTGATCGCGAAACTGCTCCTGGCCGTGACCGTGGAGCGGGCGAAATCAGCGGCCGGCCAACTCGCCGGACAGACGTTCGTGCTCACCGGCACTTTGAATTCCCTGAGCCGCGACGAGGCCCAGCGGCGGCTCCGCGAGCTCGGCGCGACCGTCTCCGGGTCGGTCAGCAAGAAGACCACGTATGTCGTCGTCGGAGCTGATCCCGGCTCCAAAGCCGCCCAGGCCGAGAAATTAGGCGTCCCGAGGTTGAACGAAGATGAATTTTCAGCTATTTTAAATAGAACCAGGATCAGTTAG
- a CDS encoding type II secretion system protein: MDHGRHQRPAAARGFTLMEMLVVLGIFSTVVISATDIFMMSSRSQRKVVALERAQADARFTMETISRVVRTGQIDYAEMDLSASGPVEALALIDSLGRKIRFFSSTENCADPVSSPCLRLAVDGGEPVTATPQGVILRNLRFYVMPDVDPSVFNSVSGRFEADVQPHVTVVLVLESAGQDPRERSIVYLQTTTESRGYGR, from the coding sequence ATGGATCATGGCAGACACCAACGTCCGGCGGCGGCGCGCGGCTTCACCTTGATGGAGATGCTGGTCGTTTTGGGCATCTTCTCCACGGTGGTCATTTCGGCGACGGATATCTTCATGATGTCGAGCCGCTCGCAGCGGAAGGTCGTGGCGCTCGAGCGGGCCCAGGCCGACGCCCGGTTCACCATGGAGACAATCTCGCGCGTGGTGCGGACCGGGCAGATCGATTACGCGGAGATGGATCTGTCGGCGTCCGGTCCGGTGGAGGCCCTGGCGCTGATCGACAGCCTCGGACGCAAGATCAGGTTTTTTTCGAGTACCGAGAATTGCGCCGATCCCGTGAGCAGTCCGTGCCTGCGCCTCGCGGTCGACGGCGGCGAACCGGTGACCGCGACGCCCCAGGGAGTGATCCTGCGCAATCTCAGATTTTACGTCATGCCCGATGTCGATCCGTCGGTCTTCAACAGTGTTTCCGGCAGGTTCGAAGCCGATGTGCAGCCTCACGTCACGGTCGTGCTGGTGCTCGAGAGCGCCGGCCAGGATCCGCGCGAACGCTCGATCGTCTATCTGCAGACGACCACGGAAAGCCGCGGTTACGGACGCTGA
- a CDS encoding prepilin-type N-terminal cleavage/methylation domain-containing protein yields the protein MNDRSGFTLVEMLVSLAIFAVITGFVMANLRVGGQGDELRLSSQLVASSVRRIQTMAVAGQTVSYCRKDGESTGTRLCPSGASAECLEGSCVKEVPPGGYGIRLSTVAGSERVIITFADLDRDYGFDDGEEIRREPVSSGALVGVSALAPEAGGNLDIVFAPNATTVYFNQTVETAIATVTLRHSQTGATKRVFINSLSGQISAE from the coding sequence ATGAACGACCGGTCCGGTTTCACTCTTGTAGAAATGCTGGTGTCACTCGCGATCTTTGCGGTGATCACCGGTTTCGTGATGGCGAATCTGCGCGTCGGCGGCCAGGGCGATGAATTGCGCCTGTCGAGCCAGCTCGTGGCGAGTTCAGTCCGTCGGATCCAGACCATGGCTGTGGCCGGGCAGACGGTTTCTTATTGCCGCAAGGACGGCGAATCGACCGGAACGCGGCTGTGCCCGTCGGGCGCGAGCGCGGAGTGCCTGGAAGGTTCCTGCGTCAAAGAGGTTCCGCCGGGCGGTTACGGCATCCGGCTTTCGACCGTCGCCGGGTCCGAGCGCGTCATCATCACTTTCGCCGATCTGGATCGCGACTACGGTTTTGACGACGGCGAAGAGATCCGGCGCGAGCCGGTGTCGTCGGGAGCGCTCGTCGGCGTCAGCGCGCTGGCGCCGGAGGCTGGCGGAAACCTGGATATCGTCTTTGCGCCCAACGCCACGACCGTTTATTTCAACCAGACCGTGGAAACGGCCATCGCCACCGTCACCCTGCGCCACAGCCAGACGGGCGCGACCAAGCGGGTCTTCATCAACAGCTTGTCCGGACAGATAAGCGCCGAATGA
- a CDS encoding prepilin peptidase, with translation MSIAEQVFIFFFGAVIGSFLNAVIWRLRTRESFIVGRSYCPQCRETLEAVDLVPIVSYLMLCGRCRHCRKAIGPQYLWVELAVAAAFLLAARVWPPVAAFGISHLLLAWYAIAILTVVFVYDLRYFLVLRSVTLPATVILALGNLWLGYRWSLLAIGMIVAGGFFWLQHTLSKGRWVGGGDMYIGLLMGAILGWPMVLVALLLAYVSGAAVGLVLLAAKRKQLKSQLPFGPFLAAATLVTLLYGQPLVDWYLGLLL, from the coding sequence ATGAGCATCGCCGAACAGGTCTTCATTTTCTTCTTTGGCGCGGTGATCGGCAGTTTTTTGAATGCCGTGATCTGGCGTCTGCGGACGAGAGAAAGTTTCATCGTCGGACGATCGTATTGTCCGCAGTGTCGCGAGACGCTGGAGGCCGTTGATCTCGTGCCGATCGTGAGCTACCTCATGCTGTGCGGCCGCTGCCGTCATTGCCGCAAGGCCATCGGGCCGCAGTACCTCTGGGTCGAATTGGCCGTAGCGGCCGCTTTCCTGTTGGCCGCCCGGGTCTGGCCGCCCGTCGCCGCGTTCGGAATCTCGCACCTGCTGTTGGCTTGGTACGCCATCGCTATCCTGACCGTGGTTTTCGTCTATGACCTGCGGTATTTCCTGGTCCTGCGCTCGGTGACCCTGCCGGCCACCGTCATCTTGGCCCTGGGCAACCTGTGGCTCGGCTACCGCTGGAGCCTGCTCGCCATCGGCATGATCGTGGCGGGAGGTTTTTTCTGGCTCCAGCACACACTGTCCAAGGGGCGCTGGGTCGGAGGCGGGGACATGTACATCGGCTTGCTCATGGGCGCTATCCTGGGCTGGCCCATGGTGCTCGTGGCGCTGCTTCTGGCTTATGTTTCCGGCGCCGCCGTCGGCCTCGTCCTGCTCGCCGCCAAGCGCAAACAACTCAAGAGCCAATTGCCTTTCGGGCCGTTTCTCGCCGCCGCGACGCTGGTCACCTTGCTTTACGGCCAGCCGCTGGTTGATTGGTATCTCGGCCTGCTGCTATGA
- a CDS encoding type II secretion system protein, with product MNNKKGFTLIELLVVIAIIGLLSTLAVVALNSARQKSRDSKRVADTKQVQTALELYFADLNGYPLPPTGESLLGTDTNMKAICSDNACAAAGDCGFKSVCAGTDTVYMGLVPSAPTPQDGDCTVDNNPYVYASTDGTSYSIAFCLGNKVGGLGSGVRTADPTGIR from the coding sequence ATGAACAACAAGAAAGGTTTCACACTGATCGAACTGCTCGTCGTCATCGCCATCATTGGTTTGCTGTCGACCCTCGCCGTCGTCGCCTTGAACAGCGCCCGGCAGAAGTCGCGCGATTCGAAGCGCGTTGCCGATACCAAGCAGGTTCAGACAGCCCTCGAGCTGTACTTCGCCGATCTTAACGGCTATCCGCTGCCGCCGACCGGCGAGTCGCTCCTCGGTACGGATACCAACATGAAGGCGATCTGCAGCGATAACGCGTGTGCGGCCGCGGGCGATTGCGGTTTCAAATCCGTTTGCGCCGGCACCGACACCGTCTATATGGGCCTTGTCCCGAGCGCTCCGACGCCTCAGGATGGGGACTGCACTGTGGACAACAATCCGTACGTGTACGCTAGCACTGACGGGACTTCTTACTCCATCGCGTTCTGCCTTGGCAACAAGGTTGGCGGTTTGGGTAGCGGCGTCCGGACGGCTGATCCGACCGGTATCCGTTAA